GCTCTGCTACGCCTTTGAAGGCTTGCAGGCGGTGTTTCCCATCATGCCTGCTGATATCTACAAGCTTTCCTTTATCGGCACGCGAATTCTTATGGAAGATCTTTTAAAGATTTCCGGTGCCACGCTTTTACTTTGTTTTATATCGACAGTGATTCCTGCCATTCGTGGCTCAAAGCTATCTCCTATAGAAGGGCTTAAATATGAGTAAAGTTTTGATCGAAGCCAAGTGCATCACCAAATCCTTCGCGAAGGGCGGAGCCGACGGCCGGGGGCAACCGCCGGGTGCGGGAGAACTCAATGTTCTTAAAGGTGTGGATTTGCAAATCCATCAAGGCGATGCGGTATCCATCGTGGGACCGTCGGGTGCGGGTAAAAGCACGCTGCTCCATATTCTAGGAACCTTGGATCGCCCCAGCCTCGGGAAAATTTATTTCGAGGGGACCGATCTCACCCGGAAAAGTACGGCGGAGCTCGCGCAGTTTAGAAGCCAAACTATGGGATTTGTGTTTCAGTTCCATCATTTGTTGCCTGAGTTTACAGCACTAGAAAATGTACTCTTTCCCTGCCGGATTGCCGGAGAATCTTTGACCCGAGCCACGGAAAAAGCCAAAGAGCTCTTCGAAATGCTGGGAATTGCTCCTCGGATGAATCACTATCCCTCGCAACTGAGCGGGGGTGAGCAACAACGAGTGGCTATTGCGCGAGCTCTCATTCGATCACCACGAGTTCTTCTGGCGGACGAACCCACGGGAAATTTAGATAGCCAAAATGCGGCGATCATTCAGAACTTGTTCTTTGAGCTAAAAGAGAAGAAGAACTTAACGCTGATAGTCGTGACCCATGACAACGAATTCGCCGCCCGTTTTTCTCACCGGTTAGAATTAAAAGACGGCATGTGGGTGAGAAGAGCTTGATTGGTTTTTGACAACGTTAGATTCTTAAATTACTTAGGAATTTCATCTTTTTAAGGGCATAATAGTCCATCACCGAGCGGATTCATTTTTAAGGAGTGGAGTGCAACAAGTTTTAGTTCTTCTTTGTGTGTTAGCGATGACTCCTTTTGTTTACGCGCAAACGATCACCAACCTTAAAATTGAAGGCAATCGAAAGATTGAAACCTCGGCCATCCTCGAAAAGATTTCGAGCAAGAGTGGCCAAAAGCTCGATACCGAAAAAGTTCGCCAAGACATTCAAGATCTCTTCGAGATGGGATACTTCGATGACGTGCGTGCCGAAAAAGATGGAACCACGGTGATCTTTACGGTCAAAGAAAAACCGTCCATCTCTTCCATTGAATTCGACGGCAATGACGAGATCGACGATTCGGATCTCAAAGAAAAGCTCGGCATTAAACCTTTTGAGCTTTTAAATTACGGAAAAATTCAAAACGCGATTTCCGAAATTCAAAAAGCCTACGAGGAAAAGGGCTACCTCCTTGCTCGCGTCGAATACGAACTTAAGCCTGACAAAGAAGCTCAGCAGAGCGAAAAACTGATTTTTAAAATTTTCGAAAACGACAAAGTGAAAGTGAAACGAATTTCCTTTATGGGAGCAAAAAAGATTCTCCCGTCGGAGCTTAAGGGCATTCTTATGACTCAAGAGGGAGGCTACTTTAGCTTTGTTTCGGGCTCCGGTACCTATAAGCAAGATGCATTTGACCAGGATGTTCGAAACATTTCTGCATATTACTTTGATAAAGGGTACGTGCAGGCCAAAGTCAGTCGCCCCGAAGTTTCGGTCACGCCAGATAAAAAAGGTATTCTTATTTCTGTGCGTGTGGAAGAGGGAGAACTTTTCCAAGTGGGAGACATTGATTTCGGCGGTGATCTGCTTTTTACCAAAGAAGAACTGCGCGAAACCATAAAGCTCGACGAAAAAGAAGATTTTTCTTCGGGAGTACTTCAATCTGATCTTCGCGCTCTTGAGGCCAAGTATGGAGATTTGGGTTATGCTTACGCCAACATTATTCCGCGCACTCAAGTGAACGAAGCGGAGCGCAAAGTGCATGTGCTTTACGAGATCGATAAAGGACAAAAGGTTTACTTTCGTCGGATTAACGTTATCGGAAACGCCAGCACCCGCGACAAAGTCGTGCGCCGCGAATTACGAATCGGCGAAGGCGAACTTTACAACGAAACCAAACGCCGGGAATCCATGGCCAATATCCGTCGATTGGGATTCTTCGACGATGTTCAATTTATGACTAAAACTCCCCCCGGCCGTGATGATCTCATGGATATTGATGTGATCGTTAAAGAGCGTCACACGGGAGCTTTCCAACTAGGGGCCGGTTATGCCTCTTCTCTCGGAGCTCAGTTGAACGTTCAGCTCGATGAGAATAACTTTTTAGGTTATGGGTATCGTGCTGGCCTTCGCCTGGAATTTAACCAAAATTATAAAAACTTTCTCGTCAACTTCACAGATCCTTACTTTATGGACACGTGGTGGAGCGTGGGAACGGATCTTTACTACACCGACTCTCAAGTGAACCAGTACATTCAGCAGAACAAAGGGGGCGCCCTTCGTGCCGGTCATCCGATTTTGCGAGATCGATTTGATAATCGTTTATACGGCTTCTTAAAGTACAAGCTGGATGACACTTTTGTGAAGTTCGATCCGCAGCAGGATTTCGGGGATGTTCTCGATGTCAACTCGGTGAACGGGATTACGAGCTCCATGACGGCTTCGGTGGAGTATGACCGTCGGGATGATCGAATGATGCCTTCGGATGGAATGTACGCCAGCGCGTCCTACGAGTACGCCGGGGCCGGTGGGGACGTTCGGTTTATGAAGTCGGGCGCCAACTTCCGTCACTACAAAAAAATATTCTGGGATGTGGTCTTCCGCAACAACATCACCTACGGAATCTTAAGTCCGCTGGATGATCGACCCATTCCTTTTACTGAGTACTACCGCCTCGGCGGCCCCAACAATTTGCGGGGCTTTGGATTCCGGCAGGTCGGTAAGCGTCAGTTTTCGCAACGCT
Above is a window of Bdellovibrionales bacterium DNA encoding:
- a CDS encoding ABC transporter ATP-binding protein yields the protein MSKVLIEAKCITKSFAKGGADGRGQPPGAGELNVLKGVDLQIHQGDAVSIVGPSGAGKSTLLHILGTLDRPSLGKIYFEGTDLTRKSTAELAQFRSQTMGFVFQFHHLLPEFTALENVLFPCRIAGESLTRATEKAKELFEMLGIAPRMNHYPSQLSGGEQQRVAIARALIRSPRVLLADEPTGNLDSQNAAIIQNLFFELKEKKNLTLIVVTHDNEFAARFSHRLELKDGMWVRRA
- the bamA gene encoding outer membrane protein assembly factor BamA, translating into MQQVLVLLCVLAMTPFVYAQTITNLKIEGNRKIETSAILEKISSKSGQKLDTEKVRQDIQDLFEMGYFDDVRAEKDGTTVIFTVKEKPSISSIEFDGNDEIDDSDLKEKLGIKPFELLNYGKIQNAISEIQKAYEEKGYLLARVEYELKPDKEAQQSEKLIFKIFENDKVKVKRISFMGAKKILPSELKGILMTQEGGYFSFVSGSGTYKQDAFDQDVRNISAYYFDKGYVQAKVSRPEVSVTPDKKGILISVRVEEGELFQVGDIDFGGDLLFTKEELRETIKLDEKEDFSSGVLQSDLRALEAKYGDLGYAYANIIPRTQVNEAERKVHVLYEIDKGQKVYFRRINVIGNASTRDKVVRRELRIGEGELYNETKRRESMANIRRLGFFDDVQFMTKTPPGRDDLMDIDVIVKERHTGAFQLGAGYASSLGAQLNVQLDENNFLGYGYRAGLRLEFNQNYKNFLVNFTDPYFMDTWWSVGTDLYYTDSQVNQYIQQNKGGALRAGHPILRDRFDNRLYGFLKYKLDDTFVKFDPQQDFGDVLDVNSVNGITSSMTASVEYDRRDDRMMPSDGMYASASYEYAGAGGDVRFMKSGANFRHYKKIFWDVVFRNNITYGILSPLDDRPIPFTEYYRLGGPNNLRGFGFRQVGKRQFSQRYFNYLNGQAGFNPIDAAQRANVVIGGRQQLFYMTELEFPLAKEANMRGVIFYDIGQAEDDLSASNFRSDFGFGIRWFSPMGPLRFEFGFPLDRKAEFQEKSNNFQFAVGSPF